Proteins encoded together in one Heterodontus francisci isolate sHetFra1 chromosome 20, sHetFra1.hap1, whole genome shotgun sequence window:
- the LOC137380851 gene encoding putative nuclease HARBI1, with product MGFSRHPMPVALKVTATLNFYASASFEGPTGDLCGVSQSAVHHCIREVTDALYRTDGDYVRFRKDPEYQAQRAVGFGAIAGVPEEMLHAHVCPLSMLSMPSYHDSFILCQSQVPMLFTAPVQIQKCLLGDKGYPLQTWLLMPVSNSTSDAEERYNACHGLTRATIEQAISMLKMRFLCLDRSGGAQQHSLERVVCITAVCCALHNIALQSGEALQDDERQEQETSSDDKDTEEVQQQTRVGGRRSSMQRRQGEQRARDARQCLTAERFHYP from the exons ATGGGCTTTAGTAGACACCCTATGCCTGTCGCCCTCAAAGTTACCGCGACTCTTaacttttatgcctctgcatcatttgaGGGACCCACTGGTGACCTGTGTGGcgtttcacagtcagcagtgcaccactgtatcagggaggtcactgatgccttgtacAGGACAGACGGTGACTATGTTCGCTTCAGGAAGGACCCTGAGTACCAGGCCCAAAGGGCCgtcggatttggggccattgcaggagtcccagag GAAATGCTACATGCACATGTGTGCCCACTTTCCATGCTTTCCATGCCCAGCtaccatgactcattcatcctgtgccagtcccaggtgccaatgcTCTTCACTGCACCGGTTCAGATTCAGAAGTgccttcttggggacaagggctaccccttgcagacatggctcctgatgccGGTGAGTAActccaccagtgatgcagaggagagatacaatgcctgccatggcttgacacgagctaccatcgagcaggccatcagcaTGCTCAAGATGCGCTTCCTCTGCCTAGACAGATCGGGTGGGGCCCAACAGCACTCACTAGAAAGGGTAGTGTGCATCACTGctgtatgctgtgctctgcacaacattgcgTTACAGAGcggggaggccttgcaagatgatgagagacaggagcaggagacatcctcggACGATAAGGacacagaggaggtgcagcagcaaACGCGCGTGGGAGGACGAAGATCATCAATGCAGCGCAGACAGGGCGAGCAAAGAGCAAGGGATGCTCGGCAATGCCTTACTGCTGAGCGCTTCCACTATCCCTGA